The following proteins are co-located in the Citrobacter freundii ATCC 8090 = MTCC 1658 = NBRC 12681 genome:
- the ruvX gene encoding Holliday junction resolvase RuvX, whose protein sequence is MNGTLLSFDFGTKSIGVAVGQRITGTARPLPAIKAQDGTPDWNLIERLLKEWQPDEIIVGLPLNMDGTEQPLTARARKFANRIHGRFGVTVTLHDERLSTVEARSGLFEQGGYRALNKGKVDSASAVIILESYFEQGY, encoded by the coding sequence ATGAACGGAACATTACTCTCTTTTGATTTTGGTACGAAAAGTATCGGCGTCGCCGTGGGTCAGCGCATTACCGGTACGGCAAGGCCATTGCCCGCCATCAAAGCACAGGACGGTACGCCAGACTGGAATTTGATTGAACGCCTGCTGAAAGAGTGGCAACCGGATGAAATCATTGTCGGCCTGCCACTCAACATGGATGGCACCGAACAGCCCCTTACCGCGCGCGCACGTAAATTCGCTAATCGCATTCATGGTCGCTTTGGCGTAACCGTAACGCTGCACGATGAACGTTTGAGCACCGTCGAAGCCCGCTCAGGCCTGTTTGAGCAAGGCGGTTACCGGGCGTTGAATAAAGGCAAAGTGGACTCCGCTTCTGCCGTTATTATCCTGGAAAGCTATTTCGAGCAGGGCTATTAA
- a CDS encoding type IV pilus twitching motility protein PilT: MNMEEIVALSVKHNVSDLHLCNAWPARWRRHGKVESAPFITPDVENLLMCWLSEQQQVQLQEQGQVDFAVTLTDSRRLRASAFVHLQGTSLALRLLPLDCPHLDDLQPPAVIPELLHSENGLILVTGATGSGKSTTLAAMVEYLNQHIEGHILTLEDPIEYRYTSRRCLIQQREVGAHCASFATGLRGALREDPDVILLGELRDVETIRLALTAAETGHLVLATLHTRGAAQAIARLVDSFAATEKDPVRNQLADSLRAVLSQKLEEDKQGGRVALFELLVNTPAVGNLIREGKTHQLPGVIQTGQQTGMQTFAQSLQQRQAQGRL; the protein is encoded by the coding sequence ATGAATATGGAAGAAATAGTGGCCCTTAGTGTAAAGCATAACGTGTCGGATCTACACCTGTGCAATGCATGGCCCGCGCGTTGGCGCAGACATGGAAAAGTCGAAAGCGCACCGTTTATCACGCCTGACGTAGAGAATCTGCTGATGTGCTGGCTCAGTGAGCAACAACAGGTACAGTTGCAGGAGCAAGGGCAGGTTGATTTTGCCGTTACCCTGACGGACTCCCGGCGGCTGCGCGCCAGCGCATTTGTCCATCTGCAGGGAACCTCGCTGGCGCTAAGACTGCTACCGCTGGATTGTCCTCATTTAGACGATCTTCAGCCTCCCGCGGTCATACCTGAACTGCTTCACAGTGAAAATGGGTTGATTCTGGTGACAGGCGCTACCGGCAGCGGTAAATCTACGACCCTGGCGGCGATGGTGGAGTATCTTAATCAGCATATTGAGGGGCACATTCTGACGCTGGAAGATCCTATTGAATATCGCTACACCAGCCGACGTTGTCTGATTCAACAGCGGGAGGTGGGCGCACATTGCGCCTCTTTCGCCACCGGTTTGCGCGGTGCGCTACGCGAAGATCCCGACGTTATTTTGCTGGGTGAGCTGCGCGACGTGGAAACCATTCGGCTGGCATTAACGGCGGCGGAGACCGGACATCTGGTGCTGGCAACGTTACATACGCGAGGTGCGGCGCAGGCCATCGCGCGGCTGGTGGATTCCTTTGCAGCAACAGAGAAAGATCCTGTGCGTAACCAACTGGCAGACAGCCTGCGGGCGGTTCTTTCGCAAAAACTGGAGGAGGATAAGCAGGGGGGACGCGTGGCGCTATTCGAACTGCTCGTCAACACGCCCGCCGTGGGCAATTTGATCCGCGAAGGGAAAACGCATCAGCTACCCGGCGTGATTCAAACCGGGCAGCAGACAGGTATGCAGACGTTTGCACAAAGTTTGCAGCAGCGACAGGCGCAGGGGCGGCTTTAA
- a CDS encoding YggS family pyridoxal phosphate-dependent enzyme, translated as MNDIAHNLAHVRDKISAAATRCGRSSEEVMLLAVSKTKPASAIEEAITAGQRAFGENYVQEGVDKIRYFQEKGVNDLQWHFIGPLQSNKSRLVAEHFDWCHTIDRLRIAARLSEQRPADLPPLNVLIQINISDENSKSGIPLAELDALAAEVAALPRITLRGLMAIPAPESDYVRQFEVAQQMAVAFAGLKTRYPNIDTLSLGMSDDMDAAIAAGSTMVRIGTAIFGARDYTKK; from the coding sequence ATGAACGATATCGCGCATAACCTGGCACATGTCCGGGACAAAATCTCAGCCGCCGCGACGCGTTGCGGGCGGTCTTCAGAAGAAGTTATGTTGCTTGCAGTCAGCAAAACCAAACCTGCGAGCGCCATCGAAGAAGCCATTACCGCAGGGCAGCGTGCCTTCGGTGAAAACTATGTCCAGGAAGGGGTGGATAAAATCCGCTACTTTCAGGAAAAAGGCGTCAACGATCTGCAGTGGCACTTTATCGGCCCGCTGCAGTCCAACAAAAGTCGTCTGGTCGCCGAGCACTTTGACTGGTGCCATACGATCGACCGTCTACGTATCGCTGCCCGTCTGAGCGAACAGCGCCCGGCAGACCTGCCGCCGCTGAATGTGCTGATCCAGATTAATATCAGCGATGAGAACAGTAAGTCAGGGATTCCGCTGGCAGAGCTTGATGCCCTGGCCGCTGAAGTCGCTGCGCTGCCGCGCATTACCCTGCGTGGTTTGATGGCTATTCCCGCTCCTGAGTCAGATTATGTAAGGCAGTTTGAAGTTGCACAGCAAATGGCTGTAGCATTTGCCGGGTTGAAAACACGCTATCCAAATATCGATACGCTCTCGCTGGGGATGTCTGATGATATGGATGCCGCTATCGCGGCGGGTAGCACGATGGTGCGCATCGGCACTGCCATTTTTGGTGCTCGTGATTACACTAAAAAATAA
- a CDS encoding YggT family protein has translation MNTLTFLLSTVIELYTMALLLRVWMQWSRCDFYNPFSQFIVKITQPIIGPLRRIIPPMGPIDSASALVALVLSFIKAIVLFKVVTFQPIIWIAAVLIVLKTIGLLIFWVLLVMAIMSWVSQGRSPVEYVLIQLADPLLRPIRRILPGMGGIDFSPMILVLLLYVINMGIAEVLQATGNILLPGLWMAL, from the coding sequence ATGAATACGTTGACCTTCCTGCTCTCAACGGTAATTGAGCTGTATACCATGGCGCTGCTGCTGCGCGTGTGGATGCAATGGTCTCGCTGCGATTTCTACAACCCGTTCTCGCAGTTTATTGTGAAAATCACTCAGCCCATTATTGGGCCGTTACGCCGTATTATTCCTCCGATGGGGCCCATTGACAGCGCATCAGCATTAGTCGCACTCGTTCTCAGCTTTATCAAAGCCATCGTGCTATTTAAGGTGGTCACGTTCCAGCCGATCATCTGGATCGCCGCCGTGCTGATTGTCCTGAAGACCATTGGGTTGCTGATTTTCTGGGTGCTGCTGGTAATGGCGATTATGAGCTGGGTCAGCCAGGGTCGCAGCCCGGTGGAGTACGTGCTGATTCAACTGGCGGATCCGCTGTTGCGTCCTATCCGTCGCATACTTCCAGGCATGGGCGGGATCGATTTCTCCCCAATGATTCTGGTTCTGCTGCTCTATGTCATTAACATGGGTATCGCAGAAGTGTTACAGGCGACAGGCAACATACTGCTGCCGGGGCTGTGGATGGCGCTATGA
- the yggU gene encoding DUF167 family protein YggU, with protein MSAVTPCDDGLVLRLYIQPKASRDSIVGLHGDEVKVAITAPPVDGQANSHLVKFLGKQFRVAKSQVVIEKGELGRHKQVKIIHPQQIPPEIAALTD; from the coding sequence ATGAGTGCCGTTACACCCTGCGACGACGGTCTGGTTTTACGGCTCTATATTCAGCCGAAAGCCAGCCGTGACAGTATTGTGGGTTTACATGGCGACGAAGTTAAAGTCGCCATTACCGCCCCGCCGGTCGATGGACAAGCCAACAGCCATCTGGTGAAGTTTCTCGGCAAACAGTTCCGCGTAGCGAAAAGCCAGGTCGTTATTGAGAAGGGCGAGCTTGGTCGTCACAAACAGGTTAAAATTATTCATCCGCAACAGATCCCGCCCGAAATTGCGGCGCTAACTGATTAG
- a CDS encoding XTP/dITP diphosphatase, with protein MQKVVLATGNAGKVRELASLLSDFGLDVVAQTDLGVDSAEETGLTFIENAILKARHAAQITGLPAIADDSGLAVNALGGAPGIYSARYSGEDATDQQNLEKLLHTLRDVPDDQRQAQFHCVLVYMRHADDPTPLVCHGSWPGVITREPAGNGGFGYDPIFFVPSEGKTAAELTREEKSAISHRGQALKLLLDALRNG; from the coding sequence ATGCAAAAAGTTGTCCTCGCGACCGGCAATGCCGGTAAAGTGCGTGAACTCGCCTCTCTTCTGAGTGATTTCGGTCTTGATGTTGTTGCCCAAACGGATCTGGGAGTTGATTCTGCAGAAGAGACCGGACTGACGTTTATTGAGAACGCCATTCTGAAGGCGCGTCATGCCGCGCAAATTACGGGTTTGCCAGCCATTGCTGATGACTCCGGCCTGGCAGTAAATGCCCTTGGCGGCGCGCCGGGTATCTATTCAGCCCGCTATTCCGGCGAAGATGCGACCGATCAGCAGAACCTGGAAAAACTGCTGCACACCCTGCGGGATGTCCCGGATGACCAGCGTCAGGCGCAATTCCACTGCGTGCTGGTGTATATGCGCCATGCGGACGATCCCACGCCTTTAGTGTGCCACGGAAGCTGGCCGGGCGTGATTACCCGTGAACCGGCCGGAAACGGTGGTTTTGGTTACGACCCAATCTTTTTTGTGCCGTCCGAAGGAAAAACAGCTGCTGAGCTGACCCGCGAAGAAAAAAGTGCGATTTCTCACCGCGGACAGGCACTGAAGCTGCTGCTGGATGCCCTGCGCAATGGTTAA
- the hemW gene encoding radical SAM family heme chaperone HemW: protein MVNLPPLSLYIHIPWCVQKCPYCDFNSHALKGEVPHDNYVQHLLSDLDTEVAHAQGREVKTIFIGGGTPSLLSGPAMQTLLDGVRARLNLAADAEITMEANPGTVEADRFVDYQRAGVNRISIGVQSFSSAKLERLGRIHGPEEAKRAAHLASGLGLRSFNLDLMHGLPDQTLEEALGDLQQAIALNPPHLSWYQLTIEPNTLFGSRPPVLPDDDALWDIFEQGHQLLTAAGYQQYETSAYAKPGYQCQHNLNYWRFGDYLGIGCGAHGKITFPDGRILRTTKTRHPRGYMQGRYLESQRDVAEADKPFEFFMNRFRLLEAAPRAEFRQYTGLTEDVIRRQIDEAISQGYLSECDEYWQITQQGKLFLNSLLELFLAE from the coding sequence ATGGTTAACCTTCCGCCGCTAAGTCTTTATATTCACATCCCCTGGTGCGTGCAGAAATGCCCGTACTGCGACTTTAACTCGCATGCGCTTAAGGGCGAGGTTCCTCATGACAACTATGTTCAGCACCTGCTGAGCGATCTGGATACTGAGGTGGCCCACGCCCAGGGGCGGGAAGTAAAGACAATTTTTATCGGTGGTGGTACGCCGAGCCTGCTTTCTGGCCCGGCAATGCAAACGCTGCTCGACGGCGTGCGCGCACGGCTGAATCTGGCCGCAGATGCAGAAATCACAATGGAGGCGAATCCCGGGACGGTGGAAGCCGATCGCTTTGTTGATTATCAACGCGCTGGCGTAAACCGTATCTCAATTGGCGTACAGAGCTTTAGCTCCGCCAAACTCGAGCGTCTGGGACGTATTCACGGACCGGAAGAAGCCAAACGAGCAGCACACCTGGCGAGCGGTCTGGGGCTACGCAGCTTTAACCTCGACCTGATGCATGGTTTGCCAGATCAGACGCTGGAAGAGGCGCTGGGCGATTTACAGCAGGCCATCGCGCTCAACCCACCGCATCTTTCCTGGTATCAGTTGACCATCGAACCCAACACGCTGTTCGGTTCCCGACCGCCTGTTTTACCAGACGATGATGCGCTGTGGGATATTTTTGAGCAAGGCCACCAGTTGCTGACCGCCGCCGGGTATCAACAGTACGAAACCTCAGCCTATGCGAAGCCGGGCTATCAGTGTCAGCACAACCTTAATTACTGGCGTTTTGGCGACTATCTCGGTATTGGCTGCGGCGCGCATGGCAAAATTACGTTCCCGGACGGGCGCATTCTGCGTACCACCAAAACGCGGCATCCGCGTGGCTACATGCAAGGGCGTTATCTCGAAAGCCAGCGTGATGTCGCCGAAGCCGATAAGCCGTTCGAGTTCTTTATGAACCGTTTCCGGTTGCTTGAGGCCGCGCCTCGCGCGGAGTTCAGACAATATACCGGGCTTACCGAGGACGTTATTCGTCGACAGATCGATGAGGCTATTTCCCAGGGCTACCTGAGTGAATGCGATGAATACTGGCAGATTACTCAACAAGGTAAGCTGTTTTTGAACTCTCTGTTGGAGCTGTTTCTGGCGGAGTAA
- a CDS encoding DUF1202 family protein, with amino-acid sequence MKKQWTAGIVLLAMLSTYCLANDVTPPTDKILKDQFYADFTGLMKLDDISLKLISAEGNQATWSAEGDMSATEDLYSMVGMAGDYKFMEKNWVKGHQVKFSAMVTSVGTPASGWRTEFFSMQTAAKNIGYPLSKTENKDQYLVITDSNFYPKLARIEASYHDKKIAQEKAQSQIDKVEKQIADLDTQIKQSWGKDANGNPRTRSDVMQEKLQQMYEIDRQNDPLKFENHYYKTVYDPALASCQAKPECDAAPLRAARDTALNEQKREYYRQHALMNAKIKEEMAAQDEKLKPLYDQQSELRGQGMALDTQINQLKSEYERWDREITDLRRKGIIK; translated from the coding sequence ATGAAAAAACAATGGACTGCTGGAATTGTACTCCTGGCAATGTTATCAACATATTGCCTTGCTAATGACGTTACTCCTCCGACTGACAAGATCCTTAAAGACCAATTTTATGCCGACTTTACGGGACTGATGAAGCTAGATGATATTTCGTTAAAGTTGATTAGCGCAGAAGGAAACCAGGCAACGTGGTCGGCAGAAGGTGATATGTCCGCTACTGAAGATCTCTATAGCATGGTCGGGATGGCGGGCGACTATAAATTTATGGAAAAAAACTGGGTTAAAGGTCATCAGGTTAAATTTTCTGCCATGGTGACATCTGTTGGTACACCTGCTTCAGGGTGGCGGACTGAGTTTTTTTCCATGCAAACAGCGGCTAAAAATATCGGTTATCCATTGTCAAAAACGGAAAATAAAGATCAGTACCTCGTGATTACCGACAGCAATTTCTACCCAAAGTTGGCCAGGATAGAGGCCAGCTATCACGATAAAAAAATTGCTCAGGAAAAAGCTCAGAGCCAGATAGATAAAGTGGAAAAACAGATTGCTGACTTGGATACGCAAATTAAGCAATCATGGGGTAAGGATGCAAACGGCAATCCCCGTACCCGCAGCGATGTTATGCAAGAAAAGTTGCAGCAAATGTACGAGATCGACAGGCAAAACGATCCGCTGAAATTCGAGAATCATTACTATAAAACCGTATACGACCCCGCGCTTGCTTCCTGCCAGGCCAAACCAGAATGTGATGCTGCGCCGTTACGCGCTGCGCGTGATACTGCGCTTAATGAACAGAAGCGAGAATATTACCGTCAGCACGCGCTTATGAATGCAAAAATCAAAGAAGAGATGGCAGCGCAAGATGAAAAGCTGAAACCGCTTTATGACCAGCAAAGTGAGCTGCGTGGTCAGGGAATGGCGCTGGATACGCAGATCAATCAATTAAAAAGCGAGTATGAGCGCTGGGATAGAGAGATTACTGATTTACGGCGCAAAGGTATTATCAAATAA
- the ansB gene encoding L-asparaginase 2, with protein sequence MEFFKKTALAALVMGFSGAALALPNITILATGGTIAGGGDSATKSNYTAGKVGVENLVEAVPQLKDIAVVKGEQVVNIGSQDMNDEVWLTLAKKINTECDKTDGFVVTHGTDTMEETAYFLDLTVKCNKPVVLVGAMRPSTGMSADGPFNLYNAVVTAADKASANRGVLVVMNDTVMDGRDVTKTNTTDVATFKSVNYGPLGYIHNGKIDYQRTPARKHTTSTPFDVSKLTELPKVGIVYNYANASDLPAKALVDAGYAGIVSAGVGNGNLYKTIFDTLATAAHKGTVVVRSSRVPTGATTQDAEVDDAKYGFVASGSLNPQKARVLLQLALTQTKDPKQIQEMFNQY encoded by the coding sequence ATGGAGTTTTTCAAGAAAACGGCACTTGCCGCACTGGTTATGGGTTTCAGCGGCGCGGCGCTTGCACTGCCAAACATCACCATTTTAGCGACCGGCGGGACGATTGCTGGCGGTGGTGATTCCGCGACAAAATCTAACTACACGGCAGGCAAGGTTGGCGTAGAAAATCTGGTTGAGGCCGTACCTCAGTTGAAAGATATCGCTGTCGTTAAAGGCGAGCAGGTGGTGAACATCGGCTCCCAGGATATGAATGACGAAGTCTGGTTAACGCTGGCCAAAAAGATTAATACCGAGTGTGATAAAACCGACGGCTTCGTGGTGACACATGGTACGGATACCATGGAAGAAACCGCCTATTTCCTCGACCTGACCGTCAAGTGCAACAAGCCGGTCGTGCTGGTCGGCGCCATGCGTCCATCTACGGGTATGAGCGCTGATGGCCCGTTCAACCTGTATAACGCAGTGGTAACTGCCGCAGACAAAGCCTCTGCCAACCGCGGAGTGCTGGTGGTGATGAACGACACCGTTATGGATGGTCGCGACGTGACTAAAACCAACACTACCGACGTTGCTACCTTCAAATCCGTTAACTACGGCCCGTTGGGTTACATTCATAACGGTAAAATCGACTACCAGCGTACGCCTGCGCGTAAGCACACCACGTCTACTCCGTTCGATGTTTCTAAGCTGACCGAGCTGCCGAAAGTTGGGATTGTTTACAACTATGCTAACGCCTCCGATCTGCCGGCAAAAGCGCTGGTAGATGCGGGTTACGCAGGGATCGTTAGTGCGGGTGTAGGTAACGGTAACTTGTATAAAACCATTTTCGATACGCTGGCAACCGCCGCGCATAAAGGTACCGTTGTGGTGCGTTCATCTCGTGTACCAACGGGTGCCACCACGCAGGATGCAGAAGTTGATGATGCAAAATACGGATTTGTGGCTTCAGGTTCCCTGAACCCGCAAAAAGCACGTGTTCTGCTGCAGCTTGCGCTGACTCAAACCAAGGATCCTAAACAGATCCAGGAAATGTTTAATCAGTATTAA
- a CDS encoding DUF2884 domain-containing protein, with the protein MMRKTLLAAVLTFTAMAAHADYQCSVTPRDDVILSPQTVQVKGENGDLIITQAGDVTFNGKQYSLNAAQREQAKDYQAALRSSLPWIDEGARARVEKGRVALDKIIAKEVGESSNMRGRLTKLDAQLKEQMNRIIEHRTDGLTFHYKAIDQVRADGQQLVNQAMGGILQDSINEMGAKAVLKGGGNPLQGVLGSLGGLQTSIQNEWKNQEQDFQQFGKDVCARVVTLENDRKTLVSTLK; encoded by the coding sequence ATGATGCGCAAAACGCTGCTGGCGGCAGTCCTAACGTTCACGGCGATGGCCGCACATGCAGATTACCAGTGCAGCGTCACCCCGCGTGACGATGTGATTTTGAGCCCACAAACGGTGCAAGTGAAGGGTGAGAACGGCGACCTGATTATTACCCAGGCCGGCGATGTCACCTTCAACGGTAAACAGTACAGCCTGAACGCCGCACAGCGTGAGCAGGCCAAAGATTATCAGGCGGCGTTGCGTAGCAGCCTGCCGTGGATTGACGAAGGTGCCAGAGCGCGCGTAGAGAAAGGTCGCGTGGCGCTGGATAAAATCATCGCCAAAGAGGTCGGTGAAAGCAGCAACATGCGTGGCCGCTTAACCAAGCTGGATGCGCAATTGAAAGAGCAGATGAACCGTATCATCGAGCATCGAACTGATGGCCTGACCTTCCATTATAAGGCGATTGATCAAGTTCGCGCGGACGGACAACAGCTGGTTAATCAGGCGATGGGCGGTATTTTGCAGGACAGCATCAACGAAATGGGTGCCAAAGCCGTACTCAAAGGTGGTGGTAATCCGTTGCAGGGCGTGCTCGGTAGCCTTGGTGGCTTGCAAACCTCAATTCAAAACGAATGGAAGAATCAGGAACAAGACTTCCAACAGTTTGGCAAAGATGTCTGTGCCCGCGTCGTGACGCTGGAAAACGATCGTAAAACGCTGGTTAGCACTCTGAAATAA
- a CDS encoding YggL family protein — MAKNRSRRLRKKMHIEEFQEVGFSVAWRFPEGTSGEQVDQIVDDFINEVIEPNKLAFDGSGYLAWEGLICLQEIGKCTEEHQAIVRKWLEEHKLEEVRTSELFDIWWD; from the coding sequence ATGGCAAAGAACCGTAGCCGTCGTCTGCGTAAAAAGATGCACATCGAAGAATTCCAGGAAGTAGGATTTTCGGTTGCATGGCGTTTCCCGGAAGGTACATCTGGAGAGCAGGTCGATCAAATCGTTGATGACTTTATCAATGAAGTTATTGAACCGAACAAGCTGGCTTTTGACGGCAGCGGCTATCTGGCCTGGGAAGGTCTGATCTGTCTGCAGGAAATCGGCAAATGCACCGAAGAACACCAGGCAATCGTGCGTAAGTGGCTGGAAGAGCACAAACTAGAAGAAGTGCGTACCAGCGAACTTTTCGATATTTGGTGGGACTAA
- the trmB gene encoding tRNA (guanosine(46)-N7)-methyltransferase TrmB, with the protein MKNDVISPEFDENGRPLRRIRSFVRRQGRLTKGQEHALENYWPVMGVEFSEEPVNFAELFGRDAPVTLEIGFGMGASLVAMAKARPEQNFLGIEVHSPGVGACLASAHEEGVENLRVMCHDAVEVLHKMIPDNSLSMVQLFFPDPWHKARHNKRRIVQVPFAEHILSKLKLGGVFHMATDWEAYAEHMLEVMSSIDGYKNQSESNDYVPRPQSRPVTKFEQRGHRLGHGVWDLMFERVK; encoded by the coding sequence ATGAAGAACGACGTCATTTCACCGGAATTTGATGAAAACGGCCGCCCTCTGCGCCGGATTCGTAGTTTTGTTCGTCGCCAGGGGCGACTGACCAAAGGGCAGGAACACGCGCTGGAAAACTACTGGCCGGTGATGGGCGTTGAGTTCAGCGAAGAGCCTGTAAATTTCGCAGAACTGTTTGGCCGTGATGCGCCAGTCACGCTGGAAATCGGTTTTGGTATGGGAGCGTCGCTGGTCGCAATGGCGAAAGCGCGTCCGGAACAGAATTTCCTTGGCATTGAGGTTCACTCGCCGGGCGTTGGTGCGTGTCTGGCTTCAGCCCATGAAGAGGGTGTCGAGAACCTGCGCGTCATGTGCCATGATGCCGTTGAAGTCCTGCATAAAATGATTCCTGACAATTCTTTATCTATGGTTCAGCTGTTTTTCCCTGACCCGTGGCATAAAGCACGTCATAATAAACGCCGTATCGTTCAGGTACCGTTTGCTGAGCATATCTTAAGTAAGCTGAAGCTGGGCGGCGTATTCCACATGGCAACCGACTGGGAAGCTTATGCGGAACATATGCTGGAAGTGATGTCCTCCATTGACGGGTATAAAAACCAGTCCGAGAGTAACGATTATGTACCGCGCCCACAATCGCGCCCGGTAACCAAATTTGAACAACGTGGTCATCGTCTTGGCCACGGCGTATGGGACTTAATGTTCGAGAGGGTGAAATAA
- the mutY gene encoding A/G-specific adenine glycosylase, translating into MQASQFSAQVLSWYDKYGRKTLPWQIDKTPYKVWLSEVMLQQTQVATVIPYFERFMARFPTVTDLAHAPLDEVLHLWTGLGYYARARNLHKAAQQVVTLHSGIFPQTFDEVAALPGVGRSTAGAILSLSLGQHFPILDGNVKRVLARCYAVNGWPGKKEVEKKLWELSEQVTPAHGVERFNQAMMDLGAMVCTRSKPKCSLCPLENGCVASANASWALYPGKKPKQTLPERTGYFLLMQHDDEVLLAQRPPSGLWGGLYCFPQFDDEDGLRNWLAQRQINADNLTQLNAFRHTFSHFHLDIVPMWLPVSSFGACLDEGNALWYNLAQPPSVGLAAPVERLLQQLRAGTHV; encoded by the coding sequence ATGCAAGCGTCTCAATTCTCGGCTCAGGTATTGAGCTGGTACGACAAATACGGGCGGAAAACGCTGCCCTGGCAAATTGATAAGACGCCTTACAAAGTATGGCTCTCTGAGGTAATGCTGCAACAAACTCAGGTTGCGACCGTTATCCCTTATTTTGAGCGCTTTATGGCGCGCTTCCCAACGGTAACGGATTTAGCCCATGCGCCGCTGGATGAGGTTCTGCATTTGTGGACCGGGCTGGGTTATTACGCCCGAGCGCGTAATCTGCATAAAGCCGCGCAGCAGGTTGTCACGCTACATAGCGGTATATTTCCGCAAACTTTTGATGAGGTGGCCGCCCTACCTGGCGTCGGTCGCTCAACCGCAGGCGCGATCCTTTCCCTCTCTCTGGGTCAGCATTTTCCGATTCTCGACGGTAACGTCAAACGCGTGCTGGCTCGCTGTTATGCTGTAAACGGCTGGCCGGGTAAAAAAGAGGTCGAAAAGAAGCTGTGGGAGTTGAGCGAGCAGGTGACGCCCGCCCATGGCGTTGAGCGTTTTAATCAGGCGATGATGGATTTAGGCGCCATGGTCTGTACGCGCTCAAAACCTAAATGTTCGCTGTGTCCGTTGGAAAATGGCTGTGTGGCCAGCGCCAATGCAAGCTGGGCGTTGTACCCGGGTAAAAAACCCAAGCAAACGCTGCCAGAACGAACGGGCTATTTTTTACTGATGCAGCATGATGACGAAGTGCTGCTCGCACAGCGACCGCCCAGCGGCTTATGGGGTGGTTTATACTGTTTTCCACAGTTTGACGACGAAGATGGACTGCGCAACTGGCTGGCGCAACGGCAAATTAACGCAGATAATCTGACCCAACTGAATGCGTTTCGCCATACCTTTAGCCATTTCCACTTAGACATTGTGCCTATGTGGCTTCCTGTGTCTTCATTCGGCGCATGCTTGGATGAAGGCAACGCGCTCTGGTATAACTTAGCGCAACCGCCGTCGGTCGGACTGGCGGCTCCCGTGGAGCGTTTGTTACAGCAATTACGTGCCGGTACACACGTTTAA
- a CDS encoding oxidative damage protection protein — MSRTIFCTFLQREAEGQDFQLYPGDLGKRIYNEISKEAWAQWQHKQTMLINEKKLNMMNVEHRKLLEQEMINFLFEGKDVHIEGYTPES; from the coding sequence ATGAGCAGAACGATTTTTTGCACTTTCCTGCAACGCGAAGCAGAAGGCCAGGATTTTCAGCTGTACCCGGGCGATCTGGGGAAACGCATCTACAACGAGATTTCTAAAGAAGCATGGGCGCAATGGCAGCATAAGCAAACCATGCTGATTAACGAGAAGAAGCTCAATATGATGAACGTTGAGCATCGTAAACTGCTTGAGCAGGAGATGATCAACTTCCTGTTTGAAGGCAAAGACGTGCATATTGAAGGCTATACACCAGAGTCTTAA